A DNA window from Methylobacterium sp. NMS14P contains the following coding sequences:
- a CDS encoding DUF1194 domain-containing protein, whose translation MRTGSRRIRRGALRSAGLLLLGLAPAAAAPESVATALVVSVDVSQSVDDARFRLQMEGIAEALEDPSVLGAITGNPGGILFAMVTWADRANLAVGWRRIAGRADAAATAALVRATPRQAGEFTCLGQMFRTVTAAVLPALPVPAERVVVDVSGDGIDNCTDADSLAEAHRSLLDTGATINGLPILVPGENDVVGAGAYRAPGYGLLPTPLPQERTGLEQWYRAHVIGGPGAFLLAAAGYGDFARALRRKFVIEISALGR comes from the coding sequence ATGCGGACGGGTTCGCGACGGATCCGCCGCGGCGCGCTGCGGAGCGCCGGCCTCCTGCTCCTCGGCCTGGCTCCGGCCGCCGCCGCGCCCGAGAGCGTCGCCACCGCGCTGGTCGTCTCGGTGGACGTGTCGCAATCCGTCGACGACGCGCGCTTCCGGCTGCAGATGGAGGGCATCGCCGAGGCCCTGGAGGATCCGTCGGTCCTCGGCGCGATCACCGGCAACCCGGGCGGGATCCTGTTCGCGATGGTCACCTGGGCGGACCGGGCGAACCTCGCGGTCGGCTGGCGGCGGATCGCCGGCCGGGCCGACGCCGCGGCGACCGCGGCCCTGGTGCGGGCCACCCCGCGGCAGGCGGGCGAGTTCACCTGCCTCGGCCAGATGTTCCGCACGGTGACCGCCGCCGTGCTCCCGGCGCTTCCGGTCCCGGCCGAGCGCGTGGTGGTCGACGTCTCCGGCGACGGGATCGACAACTGCACCGACGCCGACAGCCTCGCGGAGGCGCACCGGTCGCTGCTCGACACCGGCGCGACGATCAACGGCCTGCCGATCCTGGTACCGGGCGAGAACGACGTGGTCGGGGCCGGTGCCTACCGGGCGCCCGGCTACGGCCTGCTCCCGACCCCGCTGCCGCAGGAGCGCACGGGCCTGGAGCAGTGGTACCGCGCGCACGTCATCGGCGGCCCGGGGGCGTTCCTGCTGGCGGCCGCCGGCTACGGCGACTTCGCGCGGGCGCTGCGGCGGAAGTTCGTGATCGAAATCAGCGCGCTGGGGCGGTGA